The Cotesia glomerata isolate CgM1 linkage group LG7, MPM_Cglom_v2.3, whole genome shotgun sequence genome segment TAAAATATAAAGAGAGTTATTTCAACGGAAACGAGTGAATTTACTTTGGTAACGGCGTATAAGTATTATAAAACTAGTAGTGGGTATATGAACACACTATATACATACAAACGAAAGAATTCACGCGCTTAGTTTACGAGTGAGTCGTTAATAGTCAGGGGTAAAGTAAAAAGATAGACGAGGTGCATTGTTGCGACagtttttattactaaaataattcatagCTCTTGATGCCgcatataaaatacatatacaAAAATACGATACGGATACAGATACGATACTATCAatctatgtatatatatattatatatacatataaatgtTTTGGTATAATGAAAATATGCATGTCATGCGTGTGAAACGTGACAGTTTACCAAAGTGTATAATACTGGACACTAAAAATATCGATGAAACCagatataataaaaacaaagttataataataaaacccttgaaaaacaaaaaataaagctGTGAGGTAGTTTGCAGCCAAAAAAagagtaaaatagtaaaaaaaactaaaaaacggAAATAAAAGATAGAAACAGAAATATGGAATATGTTGAGATAAATATAGATCGGATGACGTTGTTTCGCTCGGTTGATTGCTCGTTCAACCGAGAAATATTGGCTACAAAACGAGTATTTCATGAAATTAAATTGCAAGGATATACCCTgatgttaaatcaacacacccattgttttattttccttataaaattaattcagttattattttactaaaataaataatgtcatTAGTAATTTGTTATGTATATAATGTATTCAGTAGCaagttgttgttggtgttatcTATACGATAATCTCACTAACGAGTAATATAGTAACTTTTCTTTATGCTTAAAGCATACCAATAACACTTTAACTATcgattatttacaattaagaGTACAATGACTCAACACATTATCAtcaactgtatatatatatatatatttaattaattaattaataaataaaatgatatttaatttagctaaTAATGATGTGTTTGACGGTGATTAATGTCCTGGGAGATTTACCACCGGGTACTAGACGTAACAGCAATGAATATTTGCCACCGGAACCAACAAAAGGATACAACTACAATACACCATCGGTACCATTTCCACGACCAACTCCAGGATTTCCAGGATCTCGACCGACGCCTCCCTTTCCGGTAGGACCAACAAGACCTACCCCAACTTTCCCAACAGGACCATCGAGACCTCCAACTCCGCAACCTGGACGACCGGGCGGTGGATATCCAACTCCAGGTCCACGACCTACTCCTGGTTTTCCTACACCGACAACGCGACCCACTGGGGGCTATCCTGGACCAGGTCCACGACCCACTCCCGGATTTCCGGATTATCCTGGTCAACCCTCTGGCAATAATGGCAATACTGTTCCAGGGGTGAGTCATTTCTCCTATTTTCCCTTTTTTACCTCCATAAAatcgtttatttaattattattattattatttttaattactatattCTAACATTCATTTTCTCATCAATACTCTTTTTATCTCACAGATTTACCATTTTCCATTGTTTCAATTGACAatacaaaagtaattaaaataaatattgaattttagcattgatgaatataaattttaaattaaaaaataaaaaacaacatacctttaaagatattttatctttttcctCACGCACTGCAGTTAAGTAAACTCATAGAGACTTTTAGTTAACAGCGGAAACACCGGGTGTGTCTTAATAATAAGATTTAAAGacaattaatcattattattattattattattaaataaacaatagacGTTTTTTTCTCATGTAATTAATTGATTGCCCACATGACAATTGTGTTTGTGTATATAAATACTAGTTAGTATTAACTAGGACGAtgagttaataataataatattaattttatcttataaaaatgattatttaaaagcaTGAACATCACCACGAGCCAGGAATGCCCTTTGACTTTAATTATGCGGTTAAAGAAGACGCATTTGGTAACGATTATTCGCACAATGCTATTAGTGACGGAGACATTGTAAAAGGTGAATACCGGGTTCAACTTCCGGATGGACGCACGCAAGTTGTTCGTTATACAGCTGACTGGCAACACGGGTTCAGCGCTCAGGTTACTTACGAGGGAACACCACGTTTGGATCTTCAACGACCTGGTGCTGGTCCTTTCAGgggttattaaatataatataggtaaatttttaatttaacacatttaaagtataataattaattaatataagtaaaaagtccatttttatctatctatatatatgtatgttgaTTAATAAGAGTCACGATTTATTGTACGGTGAAAtaacgataaataaaatatcataattatGATAACGTGGTGCAATCAAGATTGATGATacctaatatatatgtattgaataataacaatataaaaatttaacccAGCACAAATTGCtggtatattaaaaataatttaatatttatatggcATGTATCGATTTATTTtgcaatatatatttttaaaataaatcatcagtagtgtaaaaaaataaatgcattgttttgttttttgttttttatttaatgtttttttgttttttttcttttttttttttttgttcatcaGCCACACACCCGCGAGTTGGCCAACAACGATCGACCTTTGTgaacaacagcaacagcaacaacaataacaataataataagtagGGAATAgtgtatattattattcagCGGTGGAACGATTCAATCGGTTTGGAACAATGAGCTACCTTGAAGACATACAGACACATACAGAATGGTGTATAGAagataaaagtataaaagtaTACAAGTATAGTAGTTCAATTTGTAAAGGCTTCAGTGGTAGTTAAAAGTTGCAAGAGTGCACCAGTCTCGACGAATAACGTAACACCAATACCAATACCAATACCAACACACGGACAACACTTGAGACTGTCGAGAATGCCGAGATTCTTGAGATCACactctatatatatattgtactTGGTATATGTATATGATATCAGAGCTGAGGATGTTGCGGAGGAGTTTGCCAAGATGCCcaagatattaaaataaaaatataaataaacatagGCCAAAGTGTTGGTCGACACGTGAACTAATCTCCAAGGAACTCACTTTCTATTTCACTGCTCCGTTACGTGTTACGTGGGAAGATCAAATCCTCGTTCATTACAGGGGTTTTCATTTTCGCGTTCACCTTCTATTCGCTCACCgttatatttcttatttttcatttttttatattttatcttccATCAACCTATCTCACTATTTCACTATTCAAAAACTACcgctaataattttaaaacattattcactactaaaaaattatctgttcattattttaaatgttattttattattgtaattatatacaggttaaattattaaatagttttactgtaatgaaaattgaaaaaattaatatgttaCTCGAACAAGAgttgaaaaaacttttaatgaaaaaaaattaattactaaaaaagttaaaaattccttttgatataattttttaacccgATAAAGATGATTGTAAATTCTCTTTTATAGAGAGACGAGCTAAGGACACACTTGATGGGTGAGAAATGAGGTCATTGACGTAACTCTTTTCGAACCTTATATATTTTCCACTCCTAATCTTAAAACTGTAACGATCGATTCCATAATTCCTCTTAGAAATCTTATTAATCTTTTTAATTCAATCAGCAAAAATCATAATGCggaaagttttttcaattttcatattttttgtaGCGTAAgttgaagagaaaaaaaaaaaaaaaaaaaaaatgaataaaagcaaaaaaaaaatgttatttcataaacaaaaaatgtatAGAATCAAAAAACAATAGATGTGTAATTTAAATTGGAGTATTTAACATATagtttatacatatattatatttattcagctatttatttttattattttattattgtttctGATAGTATAATTGAAAATGTAAAAGTTGTAATGGATATGTAACGAAAGCTGTAATTGTTATATTGCTTCAAGGTTTCACCTGTCAGACAAAcattctatttaaatttactctGGAAAATAATTCTATTGTG includes the following:
- the LOC123269084 gene encoding basic proline-rich protein-like → MRRIQLIMMCLTVINVLGDLPPGTRRNSNEYLPPEPTKGYNYNTPSVPFPRPTPGFPGSRPTPPFPVGPTRPTPTFPTGPSRPPTPQPGRPGGGYPTPGPRPTPGFPTPTTRPTGGYPGPGPRPTPGFPDYPGQPSGNNGNTVPGHEHHHEPGMPFDFNYAVKEDAFGNDYSHNAISDGDIVKGEYRVQLPDGRTQVVRYTADWQHGFSAQVTYEGTPRLDLQRPGAGPFRGY